TTCGAACTCGGTGAAGCCGTAACATCTGGTGAAGTGTTTGTATTTACTGGCTGGTTACCAGCTGACACTGATCGGGGGGTATATGGCAGATTAGGCTGTCTTGCTGATGGGTATACAGCTAAGTTGTTTACCATAGAAGAATTAGGATATACGTTTACAGACCCGTTTTTCCAGCCATGGCTACTTTGACGTTGTGGATATGGCATTGGAGACGAAAAGTTGCCTGGGTCAGACTGATGATGACCTCCACTGCCAACCAATGGTGAGCTATTAGCATTTGAATGGGCTGTATGGTACGAAACTGGGCTATCTCCACCAGACAAAAATGACGAGTCTGCATTTGAACTACCATTGGCGTGAGCTTTGGCATAGTAATGAATATTGTTGTAACTGGCACTGCTATGTAGAATTGGAGAGTTTCCACTCACAGCAGTCGTATTAGAATACAGATACGGAGATGATGGCAAATGTGCTGTAGCCATTGTTGGCCAACCgttgctgttgttactAGTTGATCCAGGACTGGTACCACCAGAACCGCCAAGAGCTGCACTTCCACTTGTGCTACGAAGTCTGGACCCAACAGGTGGGTGACGGCTTTCACCATAAACATCTTTATTGCTATTAGCAACACCCGTAGTATTCACATGGTTAACAGAGCCAGTAGAACTAGCAGGAGTCCCAGTGCTATGAAGACCAGGACCAATACCAGTAGTACCCGAGCCATTGACACTAGGAACACTTTCTGAACCAGTTGTAGAGTCAATAGGACCATTGCTAACTACAGCTACTGGTTCTGAGCTTGTGGATTTCTTTCCAACTTCACTGTGTCCTGTATTTGGTCCACTAAATTCACCATTGGCATGACTTCCAGCAGATCCGGTGCCAGATCCGGTACCAGCTGTAGTGGCAGCTCCAGTACTGCTACCACCGCTACTGCCGGCACTACCACTTCCACCACCGCTCTTACGATGCGAGCGATGAATTCGAGGACGGGCCATAGCAGGATATGGGTCGTCAGCAGCCCCTGAGCGTACTGAACTAGTAACAGCTCTGAGATCAAAGTCAAAAGTACCAGTATCTGGGATGCCGAGTGCGTGACTCAAGTCAGAGGTGGGCACCTCATCTTCCTCGTACTCAGCTCGACTCAATCTCGGCATGATTTCGAGGGTTGTTTCTCAGATAAAAAAGCTACTCCAGTTATCAGTGAAACACGCTCATTTAACAAATCAATATTCCACTCTGAGACAAAATGTTTCTCGGtataattttcttttttcttgggtTCTTTCCCACAATTCCTGTTGTATTCTATAGGCTTCTATCGAATCTTATTCAGTATTCAGATCGGTCCCATTCAGAGCACCTTACTCATGTGCATCAGCATGTGAATGCACTATAGAACTCAATATTAGACTATGAGTCGTGATCCGATATCAGGCCCGTTTGCGACCGGTTGATTTTTACGCAGCTCAATCAGTCAGACCGATTCGGATACACCGACACACGTTTAAATCCGATGAATTTCGTAAAGACAACCAATTCTTGCTCGGTTGACTGGCTTCTCACGAACCTGATCTCGCGATGGTCCGCTACTTCACGAGCAGCATGCGCGCGGCTACATGTTCAGGAAGAGCACTTCTCACTTCCAGCATTCGGCATCACAATTTTGGCCCCAAGGACTCTATTCAGACCTCATTTTCTATTCTCATAACTAAAACCTGTCCTCTGATACCCCTagcaactcctgcttcacaggagcaacggggtctggggcggagccccagccgccggaggcaaaactccccccccctcccagTACCCAGTCCGTCAAGAGCATGtacaatatattatttacagGAAGCGTTAACCTTTAGTTGAGCCGTAGTCCTGGTTGACCCGGAGCTCAGAGATGCGGATGACAGTGAGCGCATTTTTGGCGACCACGTGGCGGACATGCCTTCTGCGTCGTTTGGATTTGCTGAACACCGAGCGCTTGACCCGGGTGCTCTCGACAACAACACCTTTGATTGAGAAGACATTCGAATCGATGCGTGGGTTGCCGGTCAATGTGTAGTCGCGAGAGCCAATAACCGAGACCTGGTCGAAATTCAGCACGTCGCCCACTTTGGCCTCGCTCAGTGATACTGGGAGTAGGATATTATCGCCTTCAGTGACCAGAAATTTCCGGTCGTACATGTGAATTGTGGCATATAAAGCTGAGGCCTCTTTCAACGGCGTGATATCTGCTGGCTTGGTGTATCTGAATCGTCTTTTCACAAGCGCTTCTGACGACAGCACTAGAGGCGAGATGCCAGTCTCGATTCCGCCTGTCTGTTGTGTAAATTGTTCGAGCTCTTCAGTCGTTTCCTGCTGATTCTCATGCTGTTGTGATTCCGGCCAGCTAACATTCGAGCCGGCACTCGTCCTAGTACTAGTTCCAAGACCATTCTGAACACCAGCTGATCTGGTGAACAGCGACGCTGGACTCGACGAAAATGCGAATTTTTGGGCCTTTAACAAACTTCCAGAACTAACCCCCGCAGGCTGTCGCACCAGCAGTGCGTTGGCCGACCCCGCTAATCGCGTCAGTCTCGAGATCATCTTTTATTTCCGGCAAAGTCTGCTCTGGATCTCACTCTCAAACCACTCGGTTCACGCACTTCctgaatttttcagtccctgaaatttcacacCTGCAGCAGGGTAAATTCATCACGTGACCAGTTggaggggagggggtcACGGGAGGGTGATGGGACTCCGCCACAGGCCTCCgctgctcttctcgcttcactcgagtcggttccagcgacggtcctagccatctcctgcgaagcaggagctacggggtctggggcggagccccagcccgccggaggcaagttCACTTCGGACCGGCGGGCCATGGGCCGCATAAGTGGCCGTTTTTGGTTGTGAAGCGGGTGGCTACGGTTAGAAAAAGTAGCGGTCAGGGGAGAGTTGGTTTACGgattgattttggtttgaaACTGGTTTTCTGTTGATTTACCGGATTTTTGGTgagaaacaagaaacagTCGAGAATGTCGGGCACTTCTGGTGACTGCGGGAGCGGCAGTGGCAGCGACAGCGgcgccagcagcagcagctccagcagtagcaatagcagcaacagtAGCGTGACCGGACCTCAGGTGTATGATAAGGGCAAGGCGAAAGCTCCTGAGATTCGAAGAAATGATTCCAACGAGGATGGTCTTGACACTAATGGCCATAGCGAAAATAATAGACCTGGTCTTGGCTCGGATGGCGTTGATAGTAACATAGATTTCGGGTTTGACTTACGACCGGATGTCATTTCCAGCAACAGATCACTCAGCGCGGCAGCTggaagtagcagtagtGGCTCGGGAAGTAGCAGTTTTCACAGACGAGCTCCTTCTATTAATACTCAGAGACAGGCTTTCACTCAGATCAATCAGTTGCAGTATAATCAGAACCGGCTGGTTCTGGCAGGTGCTATTCAACAGGCCACTGACTTGCTCAATGACCTCCAGCAAATGAACAGAGTATGGCCTATTTATTATCCTCGAGAGGCTGTTGAAGGTCCCAGTAGTGAAAGTGCTAGTACAAATACGAATGATAGTGCAAGTTCGACTGCAAATATGACTGTACTGAATGGTGGTGCAAACTCGAGTACAAATGGTACCGTaaatggcagcagcgacaacagcaccagttcACAGAAAGATAGTAAGCATCAAGAAATTTCTGAAAATGGAACTGGTAGAAGCCAGAATGGAAATAGTATCAACAGTTCTGATAATC
The Sugiyamaella lignohabitans strain CBS 10342 chromosome A, complete sequence genome window above contains:
- the MRPL49 gene encoding mitochondrial 54S ribosomal protein YmL49 (Mitochondrial ribosomal protein of the large subunit; GO_component: GO:0005762 - mitochondrial large ribosomal subunit [Evidence IPI] [PMID 12392552]; GO_component: GO:0005762 - mitochondrial large ribosomal subunit [Evidence IDA] [PMID 9151978]; GO_component: GO:0005739 - mitochondrion [Evidence IEA,IEA]; GO_component: GO:0005739 - mitochondrion [Evidence IDA] [PMID 16823961]; GO_component: GO:0030529 - ribonucleoprotein complex [Evidence IEA]; GO_component: GO:0005840 - ribosome [Evidence IEA]; GO_function: GO:0003735 - structural constituent of ribosome [Evidence IPI] [PMID 12392552]; GO_function: GO:0003735 - structural constituent of ribosome [Evidence IDA] [PMID 9151978]; GO_process: GO:0032543 - mitochondrial translation [Evidence IC] [PMID 12392552]; GO_process: GO:0032543 - mitochondrial translation [Evidence IC] [PMID 9151978]); translated protein: MISRLTRLAGSANALLVRQPAGVSSGSLLKAQKFAFSSSPASLFTRSAGVQNGLGTSTRTSAGSNVSWPESQQHENQQETTEELEQFTQQTGGIETGISPLVLSSEALVKRRFRYTKPADITPLKEASALYATIHMYDRKFLVTEGDNILLPVSLSEAKVGDVLNFDQVSVIGSRDYTLTGNPRIDSNVFSIKGVVVESTRVKRSVFSKSKRRRRHVRHVVAKNALTVIRISELRVNQDYGSTKG